The following is a genomic window from Stenotrophomonas maltophilia.
CCCGCATGCGCGGCCAGGCCCCACGAATCCTGCAGCTTCAGGCGGCTGTCCTTCAGCGCGCCGGTGGTGTCTTCGCTGAAGAAGGTCGTGTAGTTCACGCCTGCGCCGATGAACGGCGACACCTTGCCCTTGCTGTTGAAGTGGTACTGCACGGTCACCACCGGCGGCAGCTGCTTGGTGCTGCCGACGCGGCCCAGGCCGTTGATGTTGATGTCGTGCTTGAACGGCAGCGCCGCCAGCACTTCGATGCCAAGGTTGTCGGCGATGAAGTACTCGCCGGTGATGGTCGGCTTGACGTCGTTGTCGACGTCGACCTTCAGGGTGTGGCCGGCCAGCCAGCCATTGTTCGACTTCGGGGCCACCTGGTGCACGCCGGCCGAGACGGTCCAGTCGCCCTTGGACTGGGCCATGGCCGGGGCGGCGGCGAGCGACAGGGCGGCGGCCAGGCTGGCCACGATAAGGGAGGAGGTCTTGCGCATGGGGGTGATCTCGTTGCGGGGTGGATGGCGACAGTCTCGGCCTCACGCCGCGCTAACGCTTTGATCCGGATCAATTCCTGTCCGCCAGCCCGCCGCGCCGGGGGCTGGCCCACGGTGGCCAGCCCCGGTTTGCTAGACTTGTGGGCCCTATCCATCCCGCCGCACCCGTCGCGGCCGCAGGAGCTTGAGAAATGGCAATCAAGGTTGGTATCAACGGTTTCGGTCGCATCGGGCGTAACGTCCTGCGCTCGGCGGTGCTGAACTTCGGCGACGACATCGAAATCGTGGCCATCAACGATCTGCTCGAGCCGGACTACCTGGCGTACATGCTCAAGTACGACTCCGTGCACGGCCGCTTCAAGGCCGACGTGGCGGTGCAGGGCAACGACCTGCTGGTCAACGGCAAGAAGATCCGCCTGACCCAGGAACGCGACCCGGCCAACCTGAAGTGGAACGACGTGGACGTGGACGTGGTGATCGAATCCACCGGCCTGTTCCTGACCAAGGAGACCGCGCAGAAGCACATCGATGCCGGCGCGAAGAAGGTCATCATGTCGGCGCCGTCGAAGGACGACACTCCGATGTTCGTCTACGGCGTGAACGACAAGACCTACGCCGGCCAGGCCATCGTCTCCAATGCTTCGTGCACCACCAACTGCCTGGCACCGCTGGCCAAGGTCATCAATGACAAGTGGGGCATCAAGCGCGGCCTGATGACCACCGTGCACGCGGCCACCGCCACCCAGAAGACCGTCGATGGCCCGTCCAACAAGGACTGGCGCGGCGGTCGTGGCATCCTGGAAAACATCATTCCCTCCTCCACCGGTGCGGCCAAGGCCGTCGGCGTGGTCATTCCGGAACTGAACAAGAAGCTGACCGGCATGAGCTTCCGCGTTCCGACCTCGGACGTGTCGGTGGTCGACCTGACCGTCGAGCTGGAAAAGGAAGCCACCTATGCCGAGATCTGCGCTGAAGTGAAGGCGCAGAGCGAAGGCCCGCTGAAGGGCATCCTGGGCTACACCGAAGACAAGGTGGTGGCCACCGATTTCCGCGGTGAGACCTGCACCTCGGTGTTCGACGCCGAAGCCGGTATCGCCCTGGACGGCACCTTCGTCAAGCTGGTGACCTGGTACGACAACGAGTGGGGCTACTCGAACAAGTGCCTGGAAA
Proteins encoded in this region:
- the gap gene encoding type I glyceraldehyde-3-phosphate dehydrogenase, with product MAIKVGINGFGRIGRNVLRSAVLNFGDDIEIVAINDLLEPDYLAYMLKYDSVHGRFKADVAVQGNDLLVNGKKIRLTQERDPANLKWNDVDVDVVIESTGLFLTKETAQKHIDAGAKKVIMSAPSKDDTPMFVYGVNDKTYAGQAIVSNASCTTNCLAPLAKVINDKWGIKRGLMTTVHAATATQKTVDGPSNKDWRGGRGILENIIPSSTGAAKAVGVVIPELNKKLTGMSFRVPTSDVSVVDLTVELEKEATYAEICAEVKAQSEGPLKGILGYTEDKVVATDFRGETCTSVFDAEAGIALDGTFVKLVTWYDNEWGYSNKCLEMAKVVAAK
- a CDS encoding OmpW/AlkL family protein — encoded protein: MRKTSSLIVASLAAALSLAAAPAMAQSKGDWTVSAGVHQVAPKSNNGWLAGHTLKVDVDNDVKPTITGEYFIADNLGIEVLAALPFKHDININGLGRVGSTKQLPPVVTVQYHFNSKGKVSPFIGAGVNYTTFFSEDTTGALKDSRLKLQDSWGLAAHAGVDFAIGEKGALRVDMRWIDIDSKVKLNGEKIGTVNIDPLVYGASYVFKF